The DNA segment ATGTTCACACTCCGCATAGATGTAGCTTTCCTTGACTCAACACAACCGCCTTCCTTCTGTGTTCGACAGGATCAGCATCTCCTGCCTGTTCCCAGCCTCCTGGCATTTCAGCCTTTCGTCCCATGTACTTCCACGGATCTTACAGCCTTCCTTCAGACAGCTGCTCTTACTTGGCCTGGTTTTGTGCCTGGTGGGACTGCTGTACCTGATGTTCTTTATTGGAAAGGGACACACCATTTGGACTAAAGAGGAAAGCCACTTCCACAGGTACGCATGGTCGAACTCTGTAACCactccacttcctgtttgaccGAAGCACGTAACaaattgtttgttttggtcCTCTGAAGACACTTGGCTCGAGTCACAAACGTGGAGGCGACGGACACGAGCAACCCCACACTGAACTATGGCTTAGTGGTGGACTGCGGCAGCAGCGGCTCCCGGGTGTTTGTGTACTGCTGGCCGCGCCACAACGGGAACCCCCACGAGCTCCTGGACATCAGGCAGATGAGGGACCAGCACCGCAAGCCGGTGGTGATGAAGATAAAGCCAGGCGAGTCCTACACACTCACAATTTACATTTggtgcatttagcagacgcttttatccaaagcgactcacaataagtacatttatctGCAGAAAGAGAAACTATATATCGCAGTTGGTACAGTCAGGATGTTCATCGAACCAAGTGTCAAGCACTAGCAATCGcttggttaacccattcccagtaAACAATCAAAGCTAGCTAGGTCAAGATGCTGCACAATTCTAAGGCTGATCTAGGTGAACACTGAAACCTTTTAAAGCTCTTCTATCATCACAACCATATGATGAATTTCCGTTGTTGTATTAATGTTGACAATATTGTTGTCATAATTGTAATAGGTTTATGACGGATTTCCTATAGCAAGAAAATGTGTCCTTAAACTTTCAACCCTTTAATCATGAAGCTGACTAGTTAGCTTCAAATATGTcgtaaatatttggcctgttaagtcCTTTGAGACTGTTatgggctatacaaataaaatggaatTGAATTGAACTCACTGGTTAACTCACTTGTTATAGAAGCTTTAACTGGTCCATTCACACCTGGTTCGACCAAGGTTTCCTTAAACCTGAACCTCTGTGGCTGATGTTAACATTGTTGTGCAGTGGACATCTCTAATGTGGACCTCTTTTGCTTTTAGGGATCTCTGAATTGGCCACATCACCAGAGAAGTCTAGTGACTACATCTACCCCCTGCTGAGCTTTGCAGCCCAACACATCCCCAAGAACAAGCACCAGGAGACGCCCCTGTACATCCTGTGCACCGCTGGCATGAGGCTCCTGCCTGAGAGGTATGATGCAGGCCCACTGGCGTCTCAGGGGTGGCGGTTTATTACTGCCTTGAAAAGTAACTCCTCATTCAAAAATCATTGATTAAGCGAGCTTGCTCAGAAGGCATTGgtttaattaattcaaaataGAACAGGCATTGATATTGGCGCCTGGTAACCAATCGTATGCCTACCACAACACATCTCTGCGTCTGCACGCTCTGCGCACGATGCCTGATCCAAGCTCGATGTTTTTATTCGCTTCAGCTTTATGTGTCTTTTAAGTGAAAGGCTCTACTTAAAGTAAAACAATATGACCTAATATGATCCTACAGTTTGGTTACACTGCACTTGGTTTTTGATCATTACAAATTATAGTGCCAAATGATCACCTTAAAATAGAAGATATACTGTTTCTCTAGCATCACACAACAATTGTAAACAGTCTGAGTTGCCGAGCCTGCAGCCGAATGTTGCTGACCTCAACATCAAAGCCTGCTCAATGGTGTTTCTGGtttgattttgttattttagtCAACAAGAAGCTATTTTGGAGGATCTGCGGACAGACATCCCTGTCCACTTCAACTTCCTCTTCTCTGACTCCCATGTGGAGGTCATCTCTGGCAAGCAGGAAGGTAAGCAAACGGGATTCACCTACCGGGAGAAGTTGCAGACACTAAGAGTAGTATTCTCGTCAACACAATAAGGTTTCAAATATAAAAGGATTAAATTCTGATTACTAACCTTTTCTCTTTCATTCCAGGTGTCTACGCATGGATCGGAATAAACTTTGTACTGGGAAGGTTTAACCATGTCCACAACGGTAAACGTTTTTCACGTTGTCTTCCTCTAGTGTTGAATGGTTCTCTTCTGAAGACAGGAAGAAGGTGATGGAGATCTTCTGTGTGACGTGTCATGGCCAGTCTGATGCCTATGCTAACGTGCTGCTTGTGTTCCTCCAGACGGCCAGGCCGTAGTGGAGGTGCAGCTCCCAGGAGGCGACCAACAGGAGGCGCTGGTGAGAAAGAGAACAGCAGGCGTCCTCGATATGGGGGGCGTGTCCACGCAGATAGCGTACGAAGTGCCCAAAACCGTAAGCTTTGCTTCTCCACAACAGGTTATTATCCACCAAACCAATTCAGTTTTATCCCCCGCTCTCTGATTTCTTTGCCACTTACCCTTCTCGttgtctccttccctccctcccacctcctgtcTTTACCCGGTTCAACCGGTTTGCATCCTTTATTTTGGCCTGTGATGATGGTGACGTGTTCTCCATTCAACTCTATTGATGGCCTGCTGTAAGCCGTCTGCATCCATTCATAGCCGGATACAAAGTCCAACACATGGAACTTACTGAGAACCAACTTGAAACGTACATAATGTTCCGTGctggaaaaatacaaagaaatctGAAATGGTTCTGTTGTAGTCGTGTTTATTGTGTTGAAAGCATTTTTCGCATTGCAAATTCTAGTTTTTTCCACCACATCCTGTTGATTGATAGTTGAGCCACACATGAATCTGACATTGTGTAGTTGACTTGTACTTAGTAGTGCTCAGGTCAGCGTGTGTTTCTGCCGCTGATGTCCGCTGTGCCGTCTAGGAGGAGGTCGCCAAGAACCTCCTGGCGGAGTTCAACCTTGGCTGCGACGCCCACCGCACAGAGCACGTCTACCGCGTCTACGTCTCCACCTTCCTGGGCTTCGGGGGCAACGCGGCGCGCGGGCGCTACGAGGAGAGCCTGGCTCAGAGCACCGCTACCAAAAACAAGTGAGAACCGCTTTGGATCAACAGCCTACCTACTTTCTTTATtttactactttttttttttctataccTCTCATTTCCAACGGGACAGCCTTATTTCTCGTATGGGTTCAACAAAATGCATCTTACTTTCTCTGGATGTAATATCACCAATACCATTTGTCGAAATCTCTGTCATTCCGGAGGGCGTTTAGCGTGAAGACGCCTTCTCAAGGCTAAACAACACTGCACTTATGTCttttaaaaatgaatgtttGTTTGGTCTAGTACACGTCAAGTACCTCACAAAATGTCTTATCACAGAGATCAAAGTACCATATTTCCCTTGTTTAAATACGTGGCACACAAAGCTCTCTGGGAGAATCGGCACAACAAAGTGACTTTGAGTGAAGGCCGATGACCATGGTTAATCTGCAGACCGATTCCGTCCTTCATGCGTCCATTATTATATTACGTGacatgtgtgtgtccccccgtccccccccccaggctcctGGACCAGCATGCCGGGGAGACGGCCGAGTCCCCCCTGCTGGACCCGTgcctcccctcccacctgcaGGACCAGGTGGGTGCGCTGCACCTCCGGGGCACCGGGGACTTCGACCGCTGCCGGCTGCTTCTCCAGCCGTTCCTCAACCGCACCGAGGAGAGCCACACCTCGCTCAACGGCGTCTACCAGCCCGCCATCGACTATGGCAACAGCCAGTTCTACGGCTTCTCCGAGTTCTACTACTGCACGGAGGACGTGCTGCGCATGGGAGGGGACTACAACGCCAGCCGCTACGCCCAGGCCGCccgggtaggaggaggaggcagagtgtTGTTTGCACCGCGTCTCAGATGAGCACGCTCACCCCGACCCTAGAGGCTCATTACTGTGAAGGCTAAGCGTCTTATCAGCCAACACAACATCAGACTGGTGGACGCTAGCTCCCAGCTGTTATTAGTGGCGATGAGGGCATTTTCTTTATAATTTTGCACGGGAAATAAGTGAATGCCAGTAAGAAAAGAATTGATGCCATTTGACGTTGACacaatacattgtgtgtgtacatacgtgTTCACGTACATTTCTAATCACGCTGTGATTGCCAAGCTCTTTCCACTGAGCCTAGGACAGGGTCCCTTTAGTGATGCTGTgatgttgttgtgggacctgctggaCTGAACTGGTTTGTGTTCCCCAGAGTTACTGTGCAACGCAGTGGAAAACCTTGAAGGAGCGCTTCGACCACGGCCTCTACGCATCGCACGCAGACCTTCACCGACTGAAGTAGGTCAAGCAAGGAACTGGAAACTCAGTCTAAGCCTAGCACAACTTAATTTTTGCCAGTTGTACAATAAAAAACAGGTTTTAGGTTATGCTGACCTTTTAAGTGCTGTAGGGATGAGTGTAGCTCTTTAAATACATCGGTTGAATGGCTTTTTAACGTTTTCCTTGGCAGCAGCCACAACAGCGTAATGCAATTTTTATCTACCTTTTGGTTTGTCTGTGTATTCCATCACTTCCAGCGCAGGGACCAGTGTTTTAATCTGCAtggtttgtctctgtgttccaTCACTCTGCGCAGGTACCAGTGTTTTAAATCTGCATGGATGCATGAGGTTTTCCACTCGGGATTCTCCTTCCCGGCAGAATATAAAAACCTGAAGACGGCCCTCCTTGTCTACGACAAAGAGGTGCAGTGGACTCTGGGAGCCATCCTCTACCGGACCCGCTTCCTGCCCCTAAGGTAAGGCGTGGTCCTCTGTCCTCATGGCCTTGTTTCTGGCTGAGTGCTAGGCTTATAACGCGCTCTCGGTGCCTCGTAGGGACATCCAGCAGGAGGGGCTGAAGGCGGTCCACTCCCACTGGCGCCACGGCTTCTCGCTGTTCAACAACCACTACCTGTTCCTGGCCTGCTTCATGGTGGTGCTGCTGTCCATCGCGCTCTACGTGCTGCGCCTTCGCCGCATCCACCGGCGCGGGGGGGAACGCCGTATGCCGTCCTCTGTCACCTGGCTGGAGGAGGGCCTCCTCtcgacccccctccccatcacactctgaacccctccccccccccctggaacaTCGACGTCTTCGCTCGCATGTCAGACCCATCCTTCTCCAGCACCTCCATCATGATGCTGCTCCTTAtgaccccgccccccatggagagagac comes from the Gadus chalcogrammus isolate NIFS_2021 chromosome 6, NIFS_Gcha_1.0, whole genome shotgun sequence genome and includes:
- the LOC130384419 gene encoding ectonucleoside triphosphate diphosphohydrolase 4-like isoform X1 translates to MGRISISCLFPASWHFSLSSHVLPRILQPSFRQLLLLGLVLCLVGLLYLMFFIGKGHTIWTKEESHFHRHLARVTNVEATDTSNPTLNYGLVVDCGSSGSRVFVYCWPRHNGNPHELLDIRQMRDQHRKPVVMKIKPGISELATSPEKSSDYIYPLLSFAAQHIPKNKHQETPLYILCTAGMRLLPESQQEAILEDLRTDIPVHFNFLFSDSHVEVISGKQEGVYAWIGINFVLGRFNHVHNDGQAVVEVQLPGGDQQEALVRKRTAGVLDMGGVSTQIAYEVPKTVSFASPQQEEVAKNLLAEFNLGCDAHRTEHVYRVYVSTFLGFGGNAARGRYEESLAQSTATKNKLLDQHAGETAESPLLDPCLPSHLQDQVGALHLRGTGDFDRCRLLLQPFLNRTEESHTSLNGVYQPAIDYGNSQFYGFSEFYYCTEDVLRMGGDYNASRYAQAARSYCATQWKTLKERFDHGLYASHADLHRLKYQCFKSAWMHEVFHSGFSFPAEYKNLKTALLVYDKEVQWTLGAILYRTRFLPLRDIQQEGLKAVHSHWRHGFSLFNNHYLFLACFMVVLLSIALYVLRLRRIHRRGGERRMPSSVTWLEEGLLSTPLPITL
- the LOC130384419 gene encoding ectonucleoside triphosphate diphosphohydrolase 4-like isoform X2 — translated: MGRISISCLFPASWHFSLSSHVLPRILQPSFRQLLLLGLVLCLVGLLYLMFFIGKGHTIWTKEESHFHRHLARVTNVEATDTSNPTLNYGLVVDCGSSGSRVFVYCWPRHNGNPHELLDIRQMRDQHRKPVVMKIKPGISELATSPEKSSDYIYPLLSFAAQHIPKNKHQETPLYILCTAGMRLLPESQQEAILEDLRTDIPVHFNFLFSDSHVEVISGKQEGVYAWIGINFVLGRFNHVHNDGQAVVEVQLPGGDQQEALVRKRTAGVLDMGGVSTQIAYEVPKTEEVAKNLLAEFNLGCDAHRTEHVYRVYVSTFLGFGGNAARGRYEESLAQSTATKNKLLDQHAGETAESPLLDPCLPSHLQDQVGALHLRGTGDFDRCRLLLQPFLNRTEESHTSLNGVYQPAIDYGNSQFYGFSEFYYCTEDVLRMGGDYNASRYAQAARSYCATQWKTLKERFDHGLYASHADLHRLKYQCFKSAWMHEVFHSGFSFPAEYKNLKTALLVYDKEVQWTLGAILYRTRFLPLRDIQQEGLKAVHSHWRHGFSLFNNHYLFLACFMVVLLSIALYVLRLRRIHRRGGERRMPSSVTWLEEGLLSTPLPITL